One Erysipelothrix amsterdamensis DNA window includes the following coding sequences:
- a CDS encoding D-alanine--D-alanine ligase family protein, with protein sequence MNKLQVALVFGSINSEHDISVASAASVLEHFPKEKFDCVPLYIGKDGKWYTGNYTLDMMQSNKLEGHRELYLQFNYDRPGFIYADDQSLLPVDVAFLMLHGRMGEGGQVQGLLKCANIPFTGCDVLSSALCMDKGFTHIICEAAGIDMAAYQLITHINDIDFEKVEYPCIVKPSREGSSFGVSYVRNYDELLNACLFAFEFDSRVLIEAYIKGTEVGLGILKTDQELIVSEVDQVNVSGEVFDFQEKYHPHATETLPVSTFPESVRKEVKRLGELAFNVLDCAQFSRLDFFVTEDHRIFLNEVNTIPGFTSSSRYPGMLNRAGVSYPELITKMIEDLL encoded by the coding sequence ATGAATAAGTTACAAGTGGCATTAGTTTTTGGCTCGATTAATAGCGAACATGATATTTCTGTTGCAAGTGCAGCCTCCGTTTTAGAACATTTTCCAAAGGAAAAATTTGATTGTGTACCCTTATACATCGGTAAAGATGGAAAATGGTATACTGGAAATTATACTTTAGATATGATGCAATCCAATAAACTGGAAGGACATCGAGAACTCTATTTACAATTCAATTATGATCGTCCGGGATTTATTTATGCAGATGATCAAAGTTTACTTCCTGTGGACGTCGCATTTTTAATGTTACATGGACGTATGGGAGAAGGTGGACAAGTCCAAGGGCTTCTTAAATGTGCAAATATCCCATTTACTGGATGTGATGTTCTATCTTCCGCATTATGTATGGATAAAGGGTTTACGCATATTATCTGTGAAGCAGCAGGAATTGATATGGCAGCTTACCAACTCATTACTCATATTAATGATATTGATTTTGAAAAAGTTGAATATCCTTGTATTGTGAAACCAAGTCGAGAAGGATCTTCATTTGGTGTGAGTTACGTACGTAATTATGATGAACTCTTAAATGCATGTTTGTTTGCTTTTGAGTTTGATTCAAGGGTTTTAATTGAAGCATACATCAAAGGAACGGAAGTCGGTCTAGGTATTCTTAAAACCGATCAAGAGCTTATTGTAAGTGAAGTGGATCAAGTGAATGTTTCAGGAGAAGTGTTTGATTTCCAAGAGAAGTACCATCCACACGCTACAGAGACATTGCCTGTTTCCACATTCCCAGAATCTGTACGCAAAGAAGTTAAACGACTGGGTGAACTTGCATTTAATGTTCTTGATTGTGCGCAGTTTTCACGTCTTGATTTCTTTGTGACTGAAGATCATCGTATCTTCTTAAACGAAGTCAATACAATTCCAGGGTTTACAAGTTCATCACGTTACCCAGGTATGTTGAATCGTGCGGGTGTAAGTTACCCTGAATTGATTACAAAAATGATTGAGGATTTACTATGA
- the alr gene encoding alanine racemase, with the protein MINNCTVFVDEQRILNNTLKLREIIKPETKIIAVIKANGYGCGLVEVAHTCEKMKIDVLAVLNIEQARDLRKHGITTPILLLGATLESNFKYLIEYDLMQVIINHDYALKLNQFGLDHAVKVKTHVKVDTGLHRLGMEDYDEIKSCYGLEGLEVCGIYSHFVEAQSYEGDAVAFSMLQLDRYKAVIDKLRHDGIDPKMTHIQNSPSILNFGDLGFDAVRCGMIMFGLYHPSQLEMSLNDGYEPVLSFESRVCMVRELKKGEFVGYGRTFQAEHDMMLATVSAGYCDGVMKSLSLNGGHVVINDTLCPIVGDIAMSQFMVDVTGVPCNLEDRVILFGHEKQTIYDYIGITGQSINELISHILYDIPRIYIHQIESK; encoded by the coding sequence ATGATTAATAACTGTACTGTATTTGTAGATGAACAAAGAATTTTAAATAACACTTTAAAATTACGTGAGATTATCAAACCTGAGACGAAGATTATCGCGGTAATTAAAGCGAATGGATATGGTTGTGGTCTCGTAGAGGTTGCACATACCTGTGAAAAAATGAAGATTGATGTCCTTGCGGTACTTAATATCGAACAAGCGCGTGATTTAAGAAAGCACGGTATCACAACACCAATTTTACTTTTGGGTGCCACTTTAGAATCAAACTTTAAATATTTAATCGAATATGATTTAATGCAAGTTATCATTAATCACGATTATGCTTTAAAATTAAACCAATTCGGACTTGATCACGCTGTTAAAGTTAAGACACACGTGAAAGTTGATACAGGTCTTCATCGTTTGGGCATGGAAGATTATGATGAAATTAAATCTTGCTATGGCCTTGAGGGACTAGAAGTTTGTGGAATTTACAGTCATTTTGTGGAAGCGCAATCTTATGAAGGGGATGCGGTTGCGTTTTCTATGTTACAACTTGATCGTTATAAAGCAGTGATCGATAAACTTCGTCACGATGGTATTGATCCTAAAATGACGCATATTCAAAACAGTCCTTCAATTCTTAATTTTGGAGATTTAGGTTTTGATGCAGTACGCTGCGGTATGATTATGTTTGGTCTTTATCATCCTTCTCAACTTGAGATGTCTTTAAATGATGGGTATGAGCCCGTCTTATCCTTTGAATCACGCGTTTGTATGGTGCGTGAGCTTAAAAAAGGGGAATTTGTAGGTTATGGTCGAACATTCCAAGCAGAACACGACATGATGCTTGCAACGGTCTCTGCGGGCTATTGCGATGGTGTGATGAAGTCGTTGTCACTTAATGGTGGTCATGTTGTCATTAATGATACGCTATGTCCTATTGTTGGAGATATTGCGATGTCCCAATTTATGGTTGATGTCACGGGGGTTCCGTGCAACCTTGAAGATCGTGTTATTCTCTTTGGTCATGAAAAACAAACTATTTATGATTACATTGGGATCACAGGTCAATCCATCAATGAGTTGATCAGTCATATTCTTTATGACATTCCTCGCATTTACATTCATCAAATCGAATCGAAATAA
- a CDS encoding transglycosylase domain-containing protein, with amino-acid sequence MTNRKSKNEPEIPHMKSGSSNNTNGSQKKVKPKKDKKPLTPEQKKLKRQRIVAWVLIVCVSIGILGVTGVGALTVKNMKNAPVLKKDDFLTQSASTIFDKNGEPIYNTAAKKSDPTTFDQVPQSLIDAFVAVEDSRFFVHGGWDVPRFTKAALSNLLDSLRHGSISFGQGGSTLTMQLIKNQYFMENEDAATGVNRKLQEIYLSTKLEREQVLSKKMIFELYINMINYGVPRTMGADASAQAYFGKRLSEINLTEAAFLAGVINAPSVNNPYYSIEAADERTKEVLYLMNYHGYITDEEYQLAKAVRVEDLLVESSASEGEMFEYQAFIDVAYQEAQELTGLDPGKVSMNIYTSMDPTVQKGIDDFQNRKITDLNPSLIDEEKNEYRPIQVGSVILNNRTGEIAGIVGGFDYNGAFLHNRAIAKNSSPASVMKPHIAYAPAFEYQGLATSHVFLDAPMNYRGTDILIGNYDGRYLGQVPLMMAVADSRNIPALEATQGTIDTIGNEKMVEYLNKLGFSSVSEDNFRPGFAIGDGTFTVSPVELAGANAVMFNDGNYIKPHTITRIEFLDSDREPYVPSHTATPVISDASAWLTTRIMKYAVDSPYNPVISPVRRNYPVFGKTGTNKYDNETADATGVPRNAIKDRLMITATSEYSIATWTGFDSKDKKNPYFIDEYGVDEASQNLTGKLNSYLLDLIEESFGTGDDVARPGSVADIQHILGTFPYQAPVEGMDQSLLATGYIKRDFLKLAEASPKDLSALSDHKVMMNQKGNKFNFDIKMATYPDASQLTVAPSTITMNYPSGGTVDGKRLYDPSWLFGAVRYKSEIRVDGKPIAESMTEGPNQEISVTIENLKGKIEACSYYTFDKSTGKKSNVVCTSVDAKEISVSVPSAGTAFNDFVEQMVAAGFSRDLIQGNYVLEGNKYKSVVSADPNILGKSVKPGDYSGTTIRVNVTDLEITASGDYLRSNLKRAADAGYLTVDTQGKASGVIDSFTVDGVAMSSFRLSDHEGSEVVVNFK; translated from the coding sequence ATGACAAATAGAAAAAGTAAAAACGAACCTGAGATTCCACATATGAAAAGTGGATCTTCAAATAATACAAATGGTTCTCAAAAAAAAGTAAAACCAAAAAAAGATAAAAAACCCTTAACACCCGAACAAAAGAAACTTAAACGACAACGTATCGTCGCATGGGTCTTAATTGTCTGTGTATCAATTGGAATTCTTGGCGTTACGGGCGTGGGAGCACTCACCGTTAAAAACATGAAGAATGCTCCAGTGCTTAAAAAGGATGACTTTTTAACACAATCTGCATCCACCATCTTTGATAAAAATGGTGAGCCGATTTACAATACAGCCGCAAAGAAATCAGATCCTACAACATTTGATCAAGTGCCTCAATCATTAATTGATGCATTTGTTGCTGTTGAGGATTCCCGTTTCTTTGTCCATGGTGGTTGGGATGTTCCCCGCTTTACCAAAGCAGCACTTTCAAATCTTCTTGATTCATTAAGACATGGATCGATTAGTTTTGGTCAAGGTGGATCAACGCTAACGATGCAACTAATCAAAAACCAGTATTTTATGGAGAATGAGGATGCAGCAACAGGTGTAAACCGAAAACTGCAAGAAATTTATCTTTCTACTAAATTAGAGCGTGAACAAGTCCTCAGTAAAAAAATGATCTTTGAACTCTATATTAATATGATTAACTATGGTGTTCCGCGCACAATGGGAGCAGATGCATCGGCTCAAGCATACTTCGGCAAGCGTCTATCTGAAATTAACCTTACAGAAGCAGCCTTCCTTGCAGGTGTTATTAATGCACCAAGTGTCAATAACCCTTACTATAGTATCGAAGCAGCCGATGAGCGAACTAAAGAAGTACTCTATTTAATGAATTATCACGGCTACATTACCGATGAAGAGTACCAACTTGCGAAAGCTGTACGCGTAGAGGATTTACTAGTTGAGTCCTCAGCTTCCGAAGGTGAAATGTTTGAATATCAAGCATTCATTGACGTCGCATATCAAGAAGCACAAGAACTTACTGGACTTGATCCAGGAAAAGTTTCGATGAATATTTACACAAGTATGGACCCTACGGTTCAAAAAGGAATCGATGATTTCCAAAACCGTAAGATCACAGACTTAAACCCTTCACTTATCGATGAAGAGAAGAATGAATATCGTCCAATTCAAGTAGGTTCGGTTATCTTAAATAACCGTACTGGTGAGATTGCAGGAATTGTGGGTGGTTTCGATTATAATGGAGCATTCCTTCATAACCGTGCCATCGCGAAAAACTCATCACCAGCATCCGTTATGAAACCACATATCGCCTATGCACCTGCATTTGAATATCAAGGTCTTGCGACCTCACATGTATTCTTGGATGCTCCAATGAATTATCGTGGTACAGATATTTTAATTGGTAACTATGATGGTCGCTATTTAGGACAAGTTCCTTTAATGATGGCTGTTGCCGATTCACGAAACATACCTGCTTTAGAAGCAACACAAGGTACAATTGATACCATTGGAAATGAAAAGATGGTCGAATATCTCAATAAACTCGGATTCAGTTCCGTATCTGAAGATAACTTCCGACCAGGATTTGCTATTGGTGATGGAACATTTACAGTTAGCCCTGTTGAATTAGCGGGAGCCAATGCTGTTATGTTCAATGATGGTAATTATATTAAACCCCATACGATTACACGCATTGAATTTTTAGATAGTGATCGCGAACCTTATGTTCCATCACACACTGCAACACCTGTTATCTCTGACGCATCAGCATGGCTCACAACTCGAATCATGAAGTATGCTGTAGATAGCCCTTATAACCCAGTTATTTCACCAGTTCGTCGTAACTATCCTGTATTTGGTAAAACCGGTACAAATAAATACGATAATGAAACGGCTGATGCCACTGGTGTTCCACGAAATGCAATTAAAGACCGTCTCATGATTACCGCAACATCAGAATACAGTATTGCGACATGGACTGGTTTTGATTCAAAAGATAAAAAGAACCCTTACTTTATTGATGAGTATGGTGTTGATGAAGCATCACAAAACCTTACAGGTAAATTAAACAGTTATTTACTCGATCTTATTGAAGAGTCCTTTGGGACAGGTGATGATGTTGCCCGTCCAGGTTCGGTTGCAGATATCCAACATATCTTGGGTACCTTCCCGTATCAAGCACCTGTAGAGGGCATGGATCAAAGTTTACTTGCCACAGGTTATATCAAACGCGATTTCTTAAAACTTGCGGAAGCGAGTCCAAAAGACTTATCTGCACTGAGCGATCATAAAGTTATGATGAACCAAAAAGGCAATAAATTTAATTTCGATATTAAGATGGCAACCTATCCGGATGCATCGCAATTAACCGTTGCACCTTCTACCATAACGATGAACTACCCTAGCGGTGGTACTGTGGATGGAAAACGATTGTATGATCCATCATGGCTCTTTGGAGCGGTTCGTTATAAATCCGAAATTCGTGTTGATGGAAAACCAATCGCGGAATCCATGACCGAAGGTCCAAACCAAGAAATCTCAGTCACAATCGAGAACTTAAAAGGTAAGATTGAAGCATGTTCATACTATACCTTTGATAAGAGTACCGGCAAGAAGAGTAATGTTGTCTGTACATCAGTTGATGCAAAAGAAATCAGTGTTTCTGTACCATCAGCTGGTACCGCATTTAATGACTTTGTAGAACAGATGGTTGCGGCAGGATTTAGTCGTGATCTTATCCAAGGAAACTATGTTCTTGAAGGCAACAAGTATAAATCCGTTGTCTCCGCAGATCCAAACATTCTTGGAAAAAGCGTAAAACCTGGAGATTACTCTGGTACAACCATTCGAGTTAATGTCACGGACTTAGAAATTACCGCTTCTGGTGACTATCTCCGTTCAAATCTAAAACGGGCTGCCGATGCAGGTTATCTGACCGTCGACACACAAGGCAAGGCATCGGGTGTTATCGATTCCTTTACTGTAGATGGCGTAGCCATGAGTTCCTTTCGATTAAGTGATCATGAAGGTTCTGAAGTAGTTGTAAACTTTAAATAG
- the recU gene encoding Holliday junction resolvase RecU, which translates to MIQYPTGKKTYNKPSGTGVTSRRGMSLEEDINKTNDHYLMKDMAVVHKKPTPIQIVNVDYPSRNKAKITEAYFRQASTTDYQGVYKGYALDFEAKETKNKTLFPLAALHKHQLDHLAAVSRHGAIAFLIIRFWTIDETYLIFAKDFVPYISEKSVRSLPLSWIRTVGFQLESTYQIPCHYLDIINRVYIKECL; encoded by the coding sequence ATGATTCAATATCCAACTGGAAAAAAAACTTACAACAAACCCAGTGGTACTGGCGTTACAAGTAGACGTGGTATGAGTCTTGAAGAAGATATCAACAAAACCAATGACCACTATCTCATGAAGGACATGGCGGTAGTTCATAAAAAACCTACGCCGATTCAAATTGTCAATGTTGACTATCCTTCACGTAACAAAGCAAAAATCACTGAAGCTTATTTTAGACAGGCATCCACAACCGATTATCAAGGTGTATATAAGGGATACGCTCTTGATTTTGAAGCAAAGGAAACAAAGAACAAAACGTTGTTCCCACTTGCTGCGCTTCATAAACATCAGCTCGATCATCTTGCTGCTGTTTCACGGCATGGTGCCATAGCATTTCTTATCATTCGTTTTTGGACGATTGATGAGACGTATTTGATCTTTGCAAAAGACTTTGTACCTTATATTAGCGAAAAAAGCGTCCGTTCATTACCCCTTTCGTGGATTCGAACCGTCGGTTTTCAGCTCGAGAGTACATATCAAATACCTTGTCATTATCTTGACATTATTAATAGAGTCTATATAAAGGAGTGTCTATGA
- a CDS encoding DivIVA domain-containing protein, whose protein sequence is MAQKLTTQAILDKEFHVDFKGYNAVEVDQFLDQVMHDYEFFEGIIKEQKELLDRYETTLGQQKRMLLEYEGRDRVSKDMPTQFSHVDILKRVSRLEEAVFNNKK, encoded by the coding sequence ATGGCACAAAAATTAACGACGCAAGCAATCCTGGATAAAGAGTTCCATGTGGACTTTAAGGGATATAATGCAGTTGAGGTTGATCAATTCCTTGATCAAGTAATGCACGACTATGAATTCTTTGAAGGCATTATCAAAGAACAAAAAGAGTTGTTAGATCGATATGAAACCACATTAGGTCAACAAAAACGCATGCTTTTAGAATATGAAGGAAGAGATCGTGTGTCTAAGGATATGCCGACTCAATTCAGTCATGTAGACATTCTAAAACGTGTTTCACGACTTGAGGAAGCGGTCTTTAATAATAAAAAATAA
- a CDS encoding helix-turn-helix domain-containing protein, producing the protein MEKIGLILQERRKEQGYSLEEMSVKTKLSTVQLSAIEEGNIQFFKDDLSYLSYFVRYYANALGIDYNELRNELDDTINAYTDSITVSQIKKQDEITSNVQKKSKKTKVKSKPTSKGRKKMDLQTIAMLLFAIAILVLLFFGGYKLLSGSLNVKDPIEDPGSTIVVPKEDPKEESKEDEKKPETEKPKEPEKVKLEVAQKSIEGSSVVYEVKNWVKDEKATFEFEFHNASWTSFTEDGQQLANPAAKIFNAGEKASVIFNVVEGKSLEATFGYMNGNEIKLNGEKVELDASIATLPDYATITFKFIGGAN; encoded by the coding sequence TTGGAAAAAATTGGCTTAATACTACAAGAACGCCGTAAAGAACAAGGTTACTCATTAGAAGAAATGAGTGTTAAAACGAAATTATCAACCGTACAGTTGAGTGCTATTGAAGAAGGAAATATTCAATTTTTTAAAGATGATTTATCGTATTTGAGTTACTTTGTACGATATTACGCAAATGCTTTAGGTATTGATTATAATGAATTGCGAAATGAGTTGGATGATACGATTAACGCGTATACGGATTCCATCACGGTTTCTCAGATCAAAAAGCAAGACGAAATTACAAGTAATGTCCAAAAAAAATCAAAGAAAACAAAAGTTAAAAGTAAACCCACTTCGAAAGGTCGTAAAAAGATGGATTTACAAACAATTGCAATGCTTCTATTTGCGATTGCAATTCTTGTGCTTTTATTCTTTGGTGGTTATAAATTGTTGAGTGGAAGTCTCAACGTTAAAGATCCAATTGAAGATCCAGGAAGTACAATTGTTGTGCCAAAAGAAGATCCGAAAGAGGAATCTAAAGAAGACGAGAAAAAACCTGAAACAGAAAAACCAAAAGAACCTGAAAAAGTGAAACTTGAAGTTGCGCAAAAATCGATTGAAGGATCCAGTGTTGTTTATGAAGTAAAGAACTGGGTTAAAGATGAAAAAGCAACGTTTGAATTTGAGTTCCACAATGCTTCATGGACATCCTTTACAGAAGATGGTCAACAACTTGCAAACCCTGCAGCTAAGATTTTTAATGCAGGTGAGAAAGCAAGTGTGATCTTCAATGTTGTTGAAGGGAAGTCGTTGGAAGCAACGTTTGGTTATATGAATGGAAATGAAATTAAGTTGAATGGTGAGAAAGTTGAATTGGATGCATCGATTGCAACCTTACCAGACTATGCAACAATTACCTTCAAGTTTATTGGAGGAGCTAACTAA
- the pgsA gene encoding CDP-diacylglycerol--glycerol-3-phosphate 3-phosphatidyltransferase, with protein MNIANKLTVFRIILIPIIVLVELFPYSHFGITVPYINIETVMLSYKNIAVLVLFAVASFTDFLDGYLARSRNMITVFGKFLDPIADKLLVNTLFIIFAYQGIVPVVAVLIMIWRDTIVDAVRMLLAQKGMVMAAGYLGKVKTVAQMIAIILVLLNNLPFELYHIPVSSIAVWFATLMSVLSGASYVIQSRSFFTESM; from the coding sequence ATGAATATTGCAAATAAATTAACCGTGTTTCGAATTATTTTAATACCAATCATCGTATTGGTTGAATTATTTCCTTACAGTCATTTTGGGATTACTGTTCCCTATATTAATATCGAAACCGTAATGTTATCTTATAAAAATATCGCGGTTCTTGTACTCTTTGCGGTTGCATCCTTTACAGATTTCCTGGATGGTTATCTTGCACGCAGTCGCAATATGATTACCGTCTTTGGTAAGTTCTTAGATCCAATTGCGGATAAACTTTTAGTGAATACATTATTTATAATTTTTGCTTATCAAGGAATTGTTCCTGTTGTGGCAGTATTGATTATGATTTGGCGCGATACCATTGTAGATGCAGTACGAATGTTACTTGCTCAAAAAGGAATGGTTATGGCTGCTGGGTATTTAGGTAAGGTAAAGACTGTAGCGCAAATGATTGCAATTATTTTAGTCTTGCTGAATAACCTGCCATTTGAGTTGTATCATATTCCAGTTTCATCCATTGCAGTATGGTTTGCAACATTAATGTCAGTCTTAAGTGGGGCTTCGTATGTAATTCAAAGCCGTTCATTCTTTACAGAAAGTATGTAG
- the recA gene encoding recombinase RecA gives MDNAKKDKVLDDAIKQIEKQFGKGSIMRLGDRAAVDIDAISSGSLSLDAALGIGGYPKGRIIEIYGPESSGKTTLALHAIAEVQKAGGKAAFIDAENAIDPIYAQNLGVNIDDLILSQPDSGEQGLEIVDVLVRSGAVDLIVVDSVAALVPQAELDGEMGDAQVGLQARMMSKAMRKLSGGMNRGECTAIFINQLREKVGIMFGNPETTPGGRALKFYSSVRLDIRRSEQIKQGTDIVGNKANIKVVKNKVAPPFRATQVEIIYGKGISYIGEVIDLGVQYDFINKSGSWYSYKDEKIGQGREAVRSFLEDNPKITEEIAAQIREIILPKREVLEKKEEKE, from the coding sequence ATGGATAACGCAAAAAAAGATAAAGTTCTTGATGATGCAATAAAACAAATCGAAAAACAATTTGGTAAGGGTTCAATTATGCGCTTGGGTGATCGAGCAGCGGTTGATATTGATGCTATTAGTTCAGGGTCGTTAAGTTTAGATGCTGCACTTGGAATTGGCGGATACCCAAAAGGTCGTATTATTGAAATTTACGGCCCTGAATCAAGCGGTAAAACAACGCTCGCATTACATGCAATTGCAGAAGTGCAAAAAGCGGGTGGAAAAGCTGCATTTATCGATGCTGAAAATGCGATTGATCCTATCTATGCTCAAAACTTAGGCGTTAACATTGATGATTTAATTCTTTCACAACCCGATAGCGGTGAACAAGGATTAGAAATTGTAGATGTTTTAGTACGAAGTGGTGCGGTTGACTTGATTGTGGTTGACAGTGTTGCTGCACTTGTTCCACAAGCGGAACTTGATGGGGAAATGGGCGATGCTCAAGTTGGTTTACAAGCTCGGATGATGTCTAAAGCAATGCGTAAATTATCCGGTGGAATGAACCGAGGCGAGTGTACTGCAATTTTTATTAATCAACTTCGAGAAAAAGTAGGAATTATGTTTGGTAATCCTGAAACAACACCGGGAGGTCGTGCCTTAAAATTCTATTCTTCGGTTCGACTTGATATTCGTCGTAGTGAACAAATAAAACAAGGTACAGATATTGTGGGTAATAAAGCTAATATTAAAGTCGTAAAGAATAAAGTGGCACCGCCCTTTAGAGCAACACAAGTTGAAATTATTTACGGTAAGGGAATTAGCTATATTGGTGAAGTAATCGACTTAGGTGTTCAATACGACTTTATCAATAAGAGTGGATCATGGTATTCTTATAAAGATGAGAAAATCGGACAAGGTCGTGAAGCGGTACGAAGTTTCTTAGAAGATAATCCTAAGATAACTGAAGAAATTGCTGCGCAAATTCGCGAGATTATTCTACCGAAACGTGAAGTTTTAGAGAAAAAAGAGGAGAAAGAATGA
- the rny gene encoding ribonuclease Y, giving the protein MDNQLLYSVLTGIIVFILTIFAMIVVNKLGLNRSKERANSLIKDAEDKAESIKREAHLEAKTHAYEIKLNAEKELKGQRKELQEYENKLDRREENLNFRDANLVTKDKEMLNKQRDLEARTAKLDKMEQEFIERTEVQLRELERVAHMPASEAKAELFEVVEKQMEQEVLTYIREQEEMAHQRAEDIARNIISLAISRYAQEETSQRTSSVITLPSEEMKGRIIGREGRNIRAFENATGVDLLIDDTPEIITLSCFDPIRREVARMALDTLMTDGRIQPGRIEEVVDKARKELYQVINKTGQDTLFDLGISKMDKEIVTILGRLKYRYSYGQNALAHSIEVANLAGMMAAELGLNQKLAKRAGLLHDIGKGLDFEIEGSHVDLGVRLAKKHNEHPIVINAIASHHGDTEATSAIAVLVAAADTLSAARPGARFESFENYIQRLEELEAIASTREGVQRAFAIQAGRELRVMVVPDEIDDLQTVKLARDIRQQIEEELTYPGQIKVTVIRELRAMELAK; this is encoded by the coding sequence ATGGACAATCAACTATTATATTCCGTCTTAACTGGTATTATTGTTTTTATTTTGACAATTTTTGCGATGATTGTCGTTAATAAATTAGGTTTAAACCGTTCAAAGGAACGTGCAAATTCATTAATTAAAGATGCTGAAGATAAAGCAGAATCAATAAAAAGAGAAGCACATTTAGAAGCGAAAACTCATGCATATGAGATCAAACTAAATGCTGAAAAGGAACTTAAGGGGCAGCGTAAGGAACTCCAAGAATATGAAAATAAATTGGATCGCCGTGAAGAAAATCTAAATTTTCGCGATGCAAACTTAGTTACTAAAGATAAAGAAATGTTGAATAAGCAACGTGACTTAGAGGCTAGAACTGCCAAACTAGATAAGATGGAGCAGGAGTTTATTGAGCGCACAGAAGTTCAATTAAGAGAATTAGAACGTGTTGCACATATGCCTGCATCGGAAGCAAAAGCTGAACTTTTCGAAGTTGTCGAAAAGCAAATGGAACAAGAAGTTCTTACATACATACGTGAACAAGAAGAAATGGCTCATCAACGGGCTGAAGACATCGCAAGAAACATAATTTCTCTTGCTATTTCGCGATATGCACAAGAAGAGACTTCACAACGTACTTCATCTGTAATTACCTTACCAAGTGAGGAAATGAAAGGCCGTATTATTGGTCGTGAAGGACGTAATATCCGTGCATTTGAAAATGCTACGGGCGTTGATCTCTTAATCGACGACACACCTGAAATTATTACATTATCCTGTTTTGATCCAATTCGTCGTGAAGTTGCGCGAATGGCATTGGATACTCTTATGACTGATGGTCGAATTCAACCCGGTCGTATTGAAGAAGTTGTTGATAAAGCTCGTAAAGAACTCTATCAAGTTATTAATAAAACGGGTCAAGACACCTTATTTGATCTTGGTATTAGTAAGATGGATAAAGAAATTGTTACCATCCTTGGACGTCTTAAATATCGTTACAGCTACGGTCAAAATGCCTTAGCACACAGTATTGAAGTAGCAAATTTAGCGGGTATGATGGCTGCAGAACTTGGCTTGAATCAAAAACTTGCGAAACGTGCAGGTCTCCTTCATGACATTGGTAAAGGTCTTGATTTTGAAATCGAGGGTAGCCATGTAGATTTAGGAGTACGTTTAGCGAAGAAACATAATGAACATCCAATTGTGATTAATGCGATAGCATCACATCACGGTGATACTGAAGCAACCAGTGCGATAGCCGTACTTGTCGCAGCAGCGGATACATTAAGTGCAGCAAGACCGGGCGCACGCTTTGAGTCGTTTGAAAATTATATTCAACGTCTTGAAGAACTTGAAGCAATTGCATCGACACGTGAAGGTGTCCAACGCGCATTCGCAATTCAAGCAGGTCGTGAATTACGTGTTATGGTTGTACCAGATGAAATCGATGATCTTCAAACGGTAAAATTGGCACGCGATATTCGTCAACAAATAGAAGAAGAACTCACATATCCTGGTCAAATTAAAGTGACCGTGATTCGTGAATTACGCGCAATGGAGTTAGCTAAGTAA